A region from the Triticum aestivum cultivar Chinese Spring chromosome 3D, IWGSC CS RefSeq v2.1, whole genome shotgun sequence genome encodes:
- the LOC123077136 gene encoding receptor-like protein kinase FERONIA yields MPTMAMAFPTLPVTLTCLTLLALLSIVMAADSNSTATGLILLDCGASSPNVDDSGRIWDGNAGSKFAPSVKGVAATASYQDPSLPSLVPYITTRIFTSNYTYHFPVSPGRLFLRLYFYPIAYANYAVFDAFFDVTAGNLVLLNGFNASQTAQAINSAYLVREFSVNVSSGNLDLTFAPSAYQNGSYAFVNGVEIVSTPDIFTTSNSRFVDGGNTFPFSFAADTGFQTMYRLNVGGDAILPIYDSGFYRSWNSDSSYLYLFGASGVTVSKDFNLTIQYTPTVPNYTAPFDVYGTARSMGPNAQDNLNSNLTWILPVDAGFAYLIRFHFCQIKYPITKVNQMSFFIYINNQTAQQRMDVIFWSGGIGRTAYKDYAIMAIGSGQVDIWIALHPDLSSEPEYFDAILNGLEVFKLQDYESNNLAGLNPPLSQFTDLNSVARKSYDDIPAVMGGITGGSALMLIALFSTFVICTRKKVAKSSCKTDYGHLNHPTELRKSTCDLVRHFSFTEIQVATKDFDEALIIGRGSFGDVYNGEIDGGTKVAIKRFNKKSRQGFHEFQTEIEMLCNFRHRHLVSLIGYCEEKNEMILVYDYMAHGTLREHLYNTRNPPLPWQQRLEICIGAARGLHYLHTGAELGIIHRDVKSTNILLDDRFMAKVSDFGLSKASPDIDNTHMSTAVKGTFGYLDPEYFRLQRLTKKSDVYSFGVVLFETLCARPVINTELPEEQVSLRDWALSCWKNGVLEEIVDPRVKEEITPECFRIFAEIAEKCVADRSIDRPSMGDVLWNLEVALQLQQDSASYNGNCAEGASFLRISAVHQDKPSTNSTISITAQEAIFSDIAHPEGR; encoded by the coding sequence ATGCCAACCATGGCAATGGCGTTCCCAACCCTACCAGTTACCCTCACATGCCTCACACTGTTAGCTCTCTTGTCGATTGTCATGGCAGCTGATAGCAACTCCACGGCCACTGGCCTCATTCTTCTAGATTGCGGAGCATCAAGCCCAAATGTTGATGATAGTGGTCGTATTTGGGATGGGAACGCCGGCTCCAAGTTCGCGCCATCAGTGAAAGGAGTTGCAGCCACTGCTTCATACCAAGACCCTTCACTCCCCTCCTTGGTCCCTTATATTACTACACGCATCTTCACTTCAAATTACACCTATCACTTCCCTGTCAGTCCAGGCCGCCTGTTCTTACGCCTCTACTTCTATCCGATTGCTTATGCAAACTATGCTGTCTTCGATGCCTTCTTTGATGTCACCGCAGGAAATCTTGTACTCTTAAATGGCTTCAATGCTTCGCAAACTGCTCAGGCGATCAATTCTGCCTACCTTGTCCGTGAATTTTCAGTGAATGTTTCTTCAGGCAACTTGGACCTCACCTTTGCCCCATCAGCATATCAGAATGGTTCTTATGCATTTGTCAATGGCGTTGAGATTGTGTCTACGCCTGACATCTTTACAACATCTAACTCAAGATTTGTCGACGGCGGTAACACATTTCCATTCTCATTCGCCGCTGACACAGGCTTCCAGACTATGTACCGGCTCAATGTCGGGGGCGATGCCATTTTGCCGATATATGACTCGGGCTTTTACCGCTCATGGAACAGTGATTCCTCGTACTTGTACTTATTTGGTGCCTCGGGAGTGACCGTCTCCAAAGATTTCAATTTGACCATTCAGTATACACCCACAGTGCCGAATTACACTGCGCCATTTGATGTCTATGGTACAGCTCGGTCAATGGGGCCAAATGCACAGGACAACCTGAACAGCAACCTTACATGGATTTTACCCGTTGATGCAGGGTTCGCTTACCTCATAAGGTTCCATTTCTGTCAGATTAAGTATCCTATTACCAAGGTGAATCAGATGTCGTTCTTCATCTACATCAACAACCAGACAGCGCAGCAGCGAATGGATGTCATTTTCTGGAGCGGAGGAATCGGTAGAACAGCATACAAAGACTATGCTATCATGGCTATTGGTTCCGGTCAGGTGGACATATGGATTGCACTTCACCCTGATCTTTCAAGTGAACCAGAGTATTTTGATGCAATACTTAATGGTCTTGAGGTTTTCAAGCTACAGGATTACGAATCGAACAATCTTGCTGGGCTCAATCCTCCACTTTCGCAATTCACTGATCTTAACAGTGTTGCAAGAAAATCCTATGATGACATACCAGCAGTCATGGGTGGAATTACTGGCGGTTCTGCTTTGATGTTGATTGCCCTTTTCAGCACGTTTGTTATCTGCACACGGAAGAAGGTAGCAAAAAGTTCTTGCAAGACCGACTATGGACATCTGAATCATCCCACTGAACTCAGAAAGTCCACATGTGATCTTGTCCGTCACTTCTCATTTACAGAAATTCAAGTTGCCACCAAAGACTTTGATGAAGCACTTATCATTGGCAGAGGCAGTTTCGGGGATGTCTACAATGGAGAGATAGACGGAGGGACAAAGGTGGCGATCAAGCGATTCAACAAGAAATCCCGGCAAGGCTTTCATGAGTTTCAGACTGAAATCGAGATGCTGTGCAATTTCCGCCATCGCCACCTTGTATCTTTGATTGGCTACTGTGAGGAGAAGAATGAGATGATTCTGGTGTATGACTATATGGCTCATGGAACATTGCGTGAGCACCTATACAACACCAGAAACCCACCACTGCCGTGGCAGCAACGCCTTGAGATTTGCATCGGTGCAGCCCGGGGACTGCATTACCTCCACACTGGCGCAGAGCTAGGAATCATCCACCGTGACGTTAAGAGCACCAACATCCTATTGGATGATAGGTTCATGGCAAAGGTTTCCGACTTCGGTCTGTCTAAGGCTAGTCCAGACATTGACAACACCCACATGAGCACTGCTGTGAAAGGCACCTTTGGATATCTTGATCCGGAGTACTTCCGGCTGCAGCGTCTCACCAAAAAATCAGATGTGTACTCTTTCGGGGTCGTGTTGTTTGAGACCCTGTGTGCACGCCCTGTGATAAACACCGAGCTCCCCGAGGAGCAAGTGAGCTTGCGTGACTGGGCACTATCTTGCTGGAAGAATGGTGTACTCGAGGAGATTGTTGACCCCCgtgttaaggaggaaatcacccctGAGTGCTTCAGGATTTTTGCAGAGATAGCAGAGAAATGCGTTGCTGATCGTAGCATAGATAGGCCATCAATGGGTGATGTACTCTGGAACCTTGAGGTCGCACTCCAGCTGCAGCAGGATAGTGCAAGCTACAACGGCAACTGTGCAGAGGGTGCTTCATTTCTTCGGATCAGCGCGGTGCATCAAGACAAACCATCCACCAACTCAACAATTAGCATCACAGCACAGGAAGCCATATTTTCAGATATTGCGCATCCAGAAGGCCGATAA